The Scomber japonicus isolate fScoJap1 chromosome 21, fScoJap1.pri, whole genome shotgun sequence region TATATGGAGACTCCGATTCTTAATTTATTGAATAATAGCCTAGTGgttttagatttgttttattattatcattttattaaaaggGCAATTTTCATCAGGAGAATTTGGTGAATAGGCTggcagggtgggggggggggggtctattGAAAAACCATGAACAAAGAATGCAGATCGTAATTGAATTGGTAATGTAACCCCCTAGTAAACCTTTCCCACGCTAACCCTTTTCTGCTGGCAGCGAGGTCAAAAGCGCATAAAAACGAAGAATAAACCTGGTCATGACCCACTATGAAGGAGCCAAAAGTGCGTGGGAATGTGTTTAGCTACCATATAAACAAAGTTTGACTATTTCTGCCTATAATGTAATtaagatttcatttttttccccctctaatTTTTATCAATgcattgcatgtttttcttcatttcgaTTTTAATTCCAAAAAGTGATGAGAGAGAATTGCTCCAGTTTTTTTCATGCAAGATTTTGAGGATTTATAAATGATTAGTTTTCCTCTTTAGGATAATGACGAATAATGTTACGTAATCAATGCAATCACATGGATTATACTTCAAGTGTccataaatgaaaacagaagcATGATAAGAATCTGAGCTATATGAGTTACAAAGGCCTTTTAATTCTTCCTTGATATAGTCACTGCACTCATTTTCCACAGTGCCATTCTAAATAAAGGCAGTCTGCTTGTCATTGTCATCAGCTCATGCATCATGTGTGTGCACAGTGGACAAGATGAATATCTCGGCAGCTTTAGAATTACTAGTTAGTAATGCAAATGAATCCTATTTAAGAGCAACGTATACTTTAATTTGTTTCCTTTGAGATCAGTACTGCTCCTTTTTATCATTTTGAGATCAACTACTGGGAGTAAAATATCCTGTTTGGAGAGGTCAGTGTGTGATTTGCTAACATCACACCAGAAATAGAACAATATAGAGGATTATCTCCTACTGTTTCTAACTACTTTGTATACTGTAAATAGATGCATTACGTAACATTGAAGGGAAGTTGAATGTTAACAATACCTGGACATCATCTTGGACTGAGTGTAGCCCTTACTATGACCAGAGCTTGCACAACAGGAACTGAGACTGCTTCCATGAAATAGGAAGTCTGTCTGCCAACGTGACGTGCATGTGgtttgtgtgagtttgtgtgtgttggtacaCAGTCACGTCTTACTCATCTTGGTAATAGTAGGTTTTTGGTCCAAAAACACTGCTTGCTTATGCTGAGAAAATGTCTTCCAAGTAGAATTTTCCAAACTTGCATGCATCATTTTATAAGTGTTACACAGTCAATCCAAGCCTCCTCATATAGCTAGATTCGCTATGGGCTAAGCTAACGGctgttatttatgtgtttgttttttttttttttacagctctgacAAATGGACCAATCACAGGGACCTACAGGCTCAAGCAGTTTCATTTCCACTGGGGGGCTTCTGATGACAAGGGCTCTGAGCACACCGTGGCCGGGACCAAGTATCCTGCTGAGGTAATGATGCTCCTTATCATTATGATGGTGCTCACACAGCAGCGACAGTGTCTGACAGATTGGGGTTGATGTAACAGGGAAATAAGGACAAATTAGAATTTTAGTTTGTGTTGTGAGCTGTTAACATGTCTCAGAAGCAAAGATGCTCCCAAGCAAGAATTGATCTCATTGGgcagagcaaaaagaaaaaatctctATAGGGTTTAGGCCCACATTGAAGCCTACAGGTTGTTTCAGATTTTAGATAACTAACCCAGaaagtacatttttgtttttctgggtttttttctttgccttACTCAGCCATATAATTCAGATTGTTGTAGGAACTTCAATCTGTGTTTGACCTTTTGAAATCTATCTCAAAATGTTGGCTCAAGTTATTGTTTTACAGAATTAAGGCTGACATATGGAAAATGACGATGAGTAGCACGATGAGTGGCGAGTTGCACAATGTTTTGCAATTTATGCTTCAACGAAAGTGTTCATGGTCATCTTCGTGGTAACCAAGAAAATATGaccacaaaattaaaaaaattctaGTGAAGTAatacttttttctgtttaaatgtgtcatttctgTCGATCAACACTTAACCAAAATGTTGAGCAACCCACCACGAATCAGCCTTTACCTTCTATCTCTATAAAAATCATAGTTACATGATGAAATGTAAACTTATTTCTCAAAcgtaaatatataaaattagtCAATTGCATCTTCCTTCCAGTGCGACATATATAATCAAATATAAGTTTCAgtacaaaattaaataaaagggTTTCCTTGGATAAACAGATGGTTCATGGTGCAGAATGTGTGACagttaccaaaataaaactgacCGCATTTTCAAGCCTCTATAATTggatcatttttatttgtttttattcccaGCTCCATCTGGTGCACTGGAACACCAAATACCCAAGCTTCGGTGATGCTGCCAGCAAGCCCGATGGTCTCGCTGTAGTCGGAGTTTTCCTGAAGGTCAGTACCAACTGTAACCCACATATCGTGAATACATTGTGTAccattttttgcttttaattaaatgtttattttccacAATGGATAGAATTATTGATCATATAATTAACCTTTGACATTATGTGTGTTACTCTTTTTCAGATTGGTGATAAAAATGACAGTCTCCAGAAGCTTCTTGATGCTTTCACTGGCATTAAGACCAAAGTATGTTTCCTTGACAACCATACTTTCCTGCATATTATTGATAATGAGTCATTGACCGACCGACCTGCTCTTCACTTTCTGTTactatatttgttgtttttagggCAAACAGACCACTTTCTGTGGCTTCGACCCTGCTACCTTGCTCCCTGGTTGCCTGGACTACTGGACATATGATGGCTCTCTGACCACACCCCCTCTGCTGGAGAGTGTTACCTGGATTGTCTGCAAAGAGCCCATCAGTGTCAGCTGTGACCAGGTACGACTGCTCAAAGAGCCCATTTAGCTGTAGCAGAGGGATTTGCCTTGCAACCGTGTTGGCTGTGTGCCTGCCATCTAGAATAGCCCTGTCTTTAAATCCGCTTCTTTACAACCATCTAAATCAAGGGCTTAATTGTTCAGATTAGCTGCACAgctgaaaggagaagaagaaacccCTGTGATGGGAGGAAATGCAATACATGAGAATATTTTCACAAAAAGTCATTGACCAACCAAGAGAATGAGGGCAAACAAGAGTTCACACACATGGAAATGGTGTTTCGACCTTACCACAGTATTGGTAGCTGGGGGAgttaacaggaagtgttcaAGCCACACATTCAGCACATTCTGTAGGTGAAAAGTACCTTCAGTGGGTGTATGATTCCAGTTATAGCTGAGTAAACACAGTATTCTGGTAAATAATTCCAGCACTTGTGAAATACTGGTATTTACTCTTAAAATTACACCCAATCCTACCACACAAATGGATAATTGACTTCTAAGCACCCATTAATCTAAACCAACAGCCTCTCTAGTCAGGTTTACCCTTGTGGTTGGAGTCTGCTGGCCATGTGAAATGAACACTGCCTGgtcaaatgtttatttcatgaCAGCGCGTAAGTCTCTCAAGGGTAAATATGTAAAAAGTGTGGACATAACCTTTAGACCTGGTGCCATATAAGGCTGGTACAGCAGATAAAGACATAATAATGACTCATCGGCGGTAAAACCTAATACATGTTATTAGTTAATGATTTGTAATCAGCTGTTTGTAAGACAAACCcacaaactgattttttttgtcctaCTAGTAAATAGGTGCCCATTGTGTTTATAATATTCAAGTGGGTGAAGAATGTATTAACTCATTAGCTATACTACTCTAGGGATCACCTGATACCATCCTGTCACCACACACTTGTTTTTCTTACCCGGGAAAggaaaagtttgacattttgggaaatttgctgtcttgccaagagttagatgagaagattgataccactctcatatttgTCCCTTAAGTATGCAACCATAGTCAACAGTTGGTTATCATATTTGAGCATAAATCACATTGCAAAAACGTGCCTAGCCccgtccaaaggtaacaaagaCGTAACCTGTTAATAGTAATCTTCTAAGGTGGGCAGGTTTTGTAACCTTTGGACATTTTGCTAAGTTTCCTTGGCTCTAGCCTCATATTTGCCACAGGCCTTTGGGTATATACTAAGTTCTTGCTCAGCGTTCATATCAGTGAGTCAGCAGTGAGCCAAGAGACAACTGTGTGTGCTGATTGACAGTCACAGGAGGTCAGCAGGAATGACTAACCCTGCAACTGTCTTCTCCCTTTTCACAGATGTGCAAATTCCGCGGCCTGCTCTTCTCTGCTGAGGGTGAGGCCGAGTGCTGCATGGTAGACAACTACCGCCCTCCCCAGCCGCTCAAGGGTCGCGCTGTCCGTGCTTCCTTCAAGtaaactcccccccccccccccatacccTTTTTACCCTTTTGCcccttcccttccccctttcctttttaGTGAAATGCCCAGTTACCTCTTGCAGTTAGCCACAAAGCACACATATCTCACTCCATCCAAccttttaaagaaattaaattcCAGTGGTCTGTTGCTTTTAATGCTGAGCAGTCTAACTGTGAAATAGAGCACTTGCAGGATTTGCATCTCTATTTCTACATGCGTAATAAACCAGCAAAGATGCCCTGTCgtaatttattttataagaCAAACACTTCACCAGGAAAGGCAACACGTTTACCAGGATTTTACATCTGGTGCACATGCTTTGTGGAGACATTAGGTGTGTGGGTCTCCTTCGCGTTGCCCAGGATGGATAATGAAGATTAATTACAGTCAAAATGGTGCTCTTGAGGATGTAGAAAGCACAAGCTAGTTGCAGTGAGCAGGGGGAGGATGAAACTATATCACCATCTGTGAGGAAGGTAAGGTGCAGATAAGAGATGGCTGTGCGTTCATTTGCACATGCAGGCTGCATACACTCCCACTGCCAGTCTGTCTGTAATCTCTGACTGACTGCCAGCCTCTGCATCACAGCAGCTTAATGAAACACTGCAGCCGCCTCCATCACAACTGATTGACTCAGAAAATCCCcctctggcacacacacacacacacagcattgcACTCAGTCTCATGCAGCAGACATGATGCCTATAGGCATTGACCTGCTTATTGATTTCAGAATATACAACAACAGAGGACATGAGGACACACTGCTGTTAGTGCTAGCTACTGAACATCACAACAATGGCTTACTTACAATCTAATCTTCAAATCTTTCATGTGTTTGTCATcccatattgtgtttttattattattatggattatgtcttcttttttttagtctgCTTATGCAAAATATGTCTTAAGTGATTCCTAAATTATGTTTTGTAACCAAAAGCTCTTCTGCATTTTTGAGGATTAAATAGCAATAGAAAGGAATGATTCTCCTTTTCCAAATGAAAttgaatgtgtaaaaaaatcCCTTCTTGTGTTGTACTGGAATTCAAGTGTATCGAGTGCTAATGCTTAAAGCGCACAGTCGCCACGTGGGCGATGCCATTGTGGCAAATGCACAAAGCCAAGGAAGAAATAACCCTGCCAAGAAAGCCAAGGAAGAAAACAACATGCCAACAAATACGATTATAGTGTCAGCCTGGTGTCAGGCCCTGCATAGAAGACTAATTAACAAAATAGTTTTGGGGCCGTTGATTCAATTCTGAAACAATGAAGTTTGGCAAAGCAATGTTTTTACAGAAAGATTgtaattaacattaaaaaaagacaaaacgcCTTATGCAAATCACTATTAGGGCCGGCCCAGGGGTGTGTCTTGTTGTTATTCTCTTTTGGAAGTGGATGTTTTACtagtttaataaatatattttatgactAAGATGTGTCCAGTGTTTTCTATGATTACACTTCTTGTTGCTTCTTTCTCTGCAGCTCAATTAGTGCTTTAATTACCATTATTATCTATTTGAGTTCCATATCATTAATGTCAATCGACATCTGAATCCTACATTGAAATATTTTTGCTTGTCTGTTCCACTATCATgtaattttctatttttcatagttttgaaACTGGAATATTGTGGcttcatgatgatgatggtgttgataaAACAACTTCAGCATAGTTGttagttatattatatataaaatcaagcagTGCATTAAAGGGGCAACTTATCAAACACCCAAATCACAGAACACTATGTGtatgcatacatatatttatttttctaagaAATTAGATGTTATCAAACTTCCTATGCACTTTGCCACATTTTTGTTTATAAGAGCTTCCTTGATGTAGAGTCATTTGGGGGAAATTGGGTTCTAGCCAAGATTTAGATGAACAGATTAATACAACtctgtctgttaaatatgaataaatatgaacctACAGTATAAGAGAGgaggttagcttagcataaagactgggaaCAAGGCGAAACAGCTAGCTTAGCTGTGCCCAAATGTAAATTATCTGTCTGGCAACACATCTAAATCAAACTATATGTgtcatttgtttaatccatcAAAAAAGActaagtgtaaaaacaacaagttGTCGTTTTACAGGTGGTAATACTGCTCCCAtgtctttatgctaaattaAGCCTACTATCTTTCTGTAGCTTCCTATTTGATGGACAACTATAAAGCTTTCAAACTATAAAGTTAGCTCCGGTTGTTGGgatttttgtttacttttaagcaaagtaaaatatttgttgaaaaactgactgaaaaataaattcaatgAGCTGGATCCTCAGCACTGGCATTTTTCTGCACTGAAGTGCAACTACTGCTAAGCATATTTTAACCATTAATCTTaattacacacagagacatgggGAAAATGCCTGCAAAGTGTCATGCATCAATTAGATGGTGGTCAATAGGTGACAATTTTCTACCATGTGTGGGCCAGAAAACACTGCCAGTTGCTAATACCTTAGTGTACTGAAGAATTTAATCAGTAGGCTGGTGGTATTTCTCTGAGAAATGTAAACATCACTTGACTTCTCACCTCTCTTGTAAACCCTCAACAGGAAGATGAGGCAGATTTTAATCAACAGAGATATTCTGCGTCCTCTTTTTGAAGTGTGGGTGTTAACTCATCTTTCCACTTACCCTCGAGGCTCTCTGGAGGAACTTGTGCATCTGTCGTTTTGGCATGACTACACAGAGCAATGAATAGGGTTAGACTTGTCCCTAATGTGTCCTCAGTCCCCAGCGTGTCCTCAGTTACCCCTGTAAAGCGTGTGTCCTCCAAAAtatcaatgaaaataaaagctaTTGACTGTTCATATGCCTGTCTGACTAACCCAGTCACAATCAATAtattgaacctttttttttttttttatagaaactGTTTATTTAAGGTCACATGTGGTCAGTATTAGCTGCATTAGGAAGTTTTATAACCAGTCAGCCCACAAGTTCAAATATTTTGGTAGCAACAGGCGACCAATGGTTCAAACCACTCAGCCTTTATTTACACTATCTGGTGGTCAAACCAGTTGTTGAAGAAATGGTGAGTGCCAGTCCATTTTTATTGTCATGCTAAGCTATCCTAGCATGCTGCCTATCAGATTTGCAGTCTGTCAATTTATATGAAAATCTTACACAATATGTTATGGAAATGTTTCCTGGGCAGTCCGTTAGCCAAGCCCGACCCGCCATTAATTACTGCTGCTAGGCTTGTCAAGATATCCATTCTCCCATGCCCATGATGTGCTTATTGATCTTGGAGATAGGCTTAATGCCCAGTTACTACTTTGGGTAGTTACATTATTAgccaggtcatgtgatcatgccTTAGGTTAGAGCAGACATGCTCAGTCaatatatttctttaacttttgCTTGTGAATTTCTGTTAAGACTAAAAGACACCATCCTCCATACTCTTTAAATGCCAAGTATTGCTCAAAATATAACCCATGATGCTTCGACATGTGAGAAATCCGATGCTCACGCTGGCCTAGTTTTGGTTGCAGAGCTAATTGGACAATTGAGGGAGAGGTTTTGACAACAGTAAATGTTTTGGAGTACATTCTCTGCACAAACTGAATTAAAGGTGTGAATAAAACCAAAGCTGGCTTTCATTATCCTCTCTGCTAGATTAGTTTAAAAAACTGGCAGTAATGACCTTAGTTACTGCTGGCATTTCAGTACAGTCCTCTTGTATCTCACTATCGCTGCCTATGTGCCTTTTCATCTCACTCTGTGTTGTGACAGCTGGATGAAAAGGAAAGATCCTGCTGGTTGCCATCATGTTACACAGATGTGGCCATGCTTATCTACATGTTTTGCCCCCTTCAGCACATGCCTTCATGAATGTAACACACAGCCTAGTCAACACAGCCCGGTCATTTAGTCTGCAGGACAAATGTTTGACAAGGTCAAAAACTTCAATGTCATAACAGATTCATATTAGTTACACTGGCCTGAACCCTGTGTGAAATACATGTGATGATAATGGTGCATTGTTAATTTAAATGGATTTCATTGAACTTGTAAAGTGAAGGCAAGAAAAATCAGGGCTAATTCTTTATAGTCAGCGCATAACAGAGATTTGACACACACCGCGGTCACCATGTCACAGTttttcctgcaggcttttgacCAATGCAGCAGCTTGTTACGTAATCAAGCGTGTGAGGTGGGTGATATAAGGAGACAGGAACTATGCACACATCCATAACCTCAGAGTAAGGATAGTGAAAGAGCAAGAGAAGAAGGCCATCTAAATGCACAACACTGCAGTCTGCAGTCAATATATCTGACGCTGCACAAACAGGGTGAAGCCTAACCTCTATTCATGGACAGTGACAGCCATTTGCACACTGACGCAGGGTTGTGTTATCTCATTATGTGAGGATAGTAAACCCTTCTGTAGCCTATAAAGTTTCTGTGTCTATGTTCCTTCTTCAAATGTGCCTTAACTAATTCAGGCTAACATGCAGTTAACAGGCTAAATGAATCCTGTTAAGTCTCATCTTGCTAATTTGATTCTTTGAATGCAGTTTCAAGATTGATTTGTTTGTCCTGGATGATTTATGTGGAATAACAAAGGCAAGGTAAGtatatttgtatagcacatttcagcaacaagggaattcaaagtgctttatataaaacatgaaaggcAGCAAGAgaggatataaaagcaacacgtggtaataaaaaaatatatttaaatacaattaaaagtgttaatttgcatataaaatgatgctaaaatagaataaaaacgaTAAAACAGGAGCGTAAAAAGATACAGTGCAGAAaggtaaacacaaacaaacaaaatataaaatgagatCCTGCCCATAGTTGCCCATTGTTGAGAATCCTCCCAGCATGCACTAAGACAAAGATCCATGGGCATAACAATTCCTATTTTACGTCTCATGGTATTGATCAATTATTTCTTGCTGATGAGGTCATGTGGAAACTATTTCTAATTAAAGAACTCTTTGACCCTGTTTACTCTTGTTTAGAAAATGCATTTTGGGAGTGGACCACTAAAGACAAGCGTAAACAGACACATTGTGATCCGATCACTCAAACCACGTTCCAAGTTGGTCTGCGACACATTTGGTCACGTATCTTTTATAGTCCTGATGCGTCCTGATGTATCCCCGCCAAGGACATAATAGGGAAATACGTCATCAGTGCAGGACATGGTGGTTGTTTTAGTGACAGCGCGCCAACACCAAATGACTTTGTCCTGCCTTTGTCTCAATATTTGGAATAGTCTGTATATCTATGTTAGTTcttgaaatatttttgttttcttggcTAGCCAGTACGTGgtcagtgtgttgttgtttttttgttttttttttgttttttgtgtttcgAAGTCCATGACCCCTGTAGATTAGAGCAAAGAGGTCTTCTGAGTAGTGGTGTTGTTCCTTCACCTGAATACAGTGGCGGGTGCAGTTTTGTGTATCAGTGTTATTTCCAGCTATTCACTGTTGTTACTTTTGAAAACAttgttgtaatgttttaaatgtgataaaaaaaaaatactgaaaagaaATATGAATGACATATTCATTTCATATCTGCTTCTGTAGAAAAACTCCTTACATACACTTGTGCAGAATCTACAAGTCATCAGTTCAAACATACTGTTCAGGAAGCTGTCTACTTAGCGCTGGCCATTTTTCAAACTGTGAGCAAGAATGACCCCATGTAAACATTGCAATAGCGAATTTCCCCAGCAATTTCCTGCCCTCTGTCTTCATTGCCATTCTGCATAAACATTCACTTCTCAAGATGAGCGTTTCACTTGCGTATCTGGAAGATCTGAAGTCTACTGCAAGAAATGGgtattcatttcattcaacCATACTGCAGAATtaggaaataaatgtttcaacagATCCCTTGTACAAAGCACAAGTTGGTGTGTCCGTTATTTCACAGACATGAAGAGTATAGCTATTAAGAAACGTttaacctctctgtctctcttgaaACCTCTAAAGCCAAAGTCATTTTCAAATTTAATCAGTAATTTggaagtaaaagaaaataatctcAGAATTCTTTAGGAAACTGGATATTGTTTATATTCTTGAAAAATCACGAGCTAAGTGTTATCATTGCGGCCAAGACACTTTGAGACAACCGGATATTTGCCTCAAACATCAGCAtcagtgtttttacatgttAATC contains the following coding sequences:
- the LOC128382048 gene encoding carbonic anhydrase 1, giving the protein MSHAWGYAADNGPEKWCDNFPIANGPRQSPIDILPGEASFDGGLKPLSLKYDPSTCLDILNNGHSFQVTFADDSDSSTLTNGPITGTYRLKQFHFHWGASDDKGSEHTVAGTKYPAELHLVHWNTKYPSFGDAASKPDGLAVVGVFLKIGDKNDSLQKLLDAFTGIKTKGKQTTFCGFDPATLLPGCLDYWTYDGSLTTPPLLESVTWIVCKEPISVSCDQMCKFRGLLFSAEGEAECCMVDNYRPPQPLKGRAVRASFK